One part of the Ancylomarina subtilis genome encodes these proteins:
- a CDS encoding Mpv17/PMP22 family protein, giving the protein MKKQDLIFILCVVIFFLPFFVSDEVFNFYVGYNKAHGMVTSFIKFAVLATLGEIIGLRLKSGVYYQKGFGILPRAIVWGFLGLSIKLAFVIFATGTPIFIAYLGLDGATEIMKGAFSTDKLLVAFAISACMNLIYAPVMMTLHKITDTHIIDNGGTLRGFLKPIQFSNIFQKLDWGVQWNFVFKKTIPFFWIPAHTFTFLLPPDYQVLFAAVLGIVLGVLLAIASLKSAK; this is encoded by the coding sequence ATGAAAAAACAAGATTTAATATTCATACTTTGTGTTGTCATTTTCTTTCTGCCATTTTTTGTGTCAGACGAAGTGTTTAACTTTTATGTAGGCTATAATAAAGCTCACGGTATGGTTACCAGTTTCATTAAATTCGCAGTTCTGGCGACTTTGGGTGAGATAATCGGTTTAAGATTGAAATCCGGTGTTTATTACCAAAAGGGTTTTGGTATTCTTCCCAGAGCCATTGTATGGGGATTCCTGGGATTAAGCATCAAGCTGGCTTTTGTCATTTTTGCTACCGGAACACCGATCTTCATTGCTTATCTTGGTCTTGATGGTGCAACTGAAATTATGAAAGGCGCTTTTAGCACCGATAAGCTATTGGTTGCTTTTGCAATATCAGCTTGTATGAACCTTATATATGCACCCGTAATGATGACTTTGCATAAAATTACGGATACCCATATTATTGATAATGGCGGAACGTTAAGAGGTTTTCTGAAACCGATTCAGTTTTCTAATATTTTTCAGAAGCTGGATTGGGGTGTGCAGTGGAATTTTGTTTTCAAAAAAACAATTCCATTTTTCTGGATTCCGGCACATACATTTACCTTTTTATTGCCACCAGATTATCAGGTTTTGTTTGCAGCCGTTCTGGGAATTGTCTTGGGGGTATTACTCGCCATTGCAAGTTTGAAAAGTGCTAAATAA
- the fldA gene encoding flavodoxin FldA: MTKIGLFYGPEEGNVEKVAKLIAGKLKNVDLVKVKDVDADAFDAYENIILGISTLGKHTWSSDNTGNDWDQFLPKMKGISLKGKKVAIFGLGDHVAYADFFVDAMGELFELVKETGATLIGEVSGEGYEFNESRAFIDGKFVGLPIDEDFEEELTEERIDNWLKIIEPEMI, from the coding sequence ATGACTAAAATTGGTTTGTTTTACGGCCCTGAAGAAGGTAATGTAGAAAAAGTAGCCAAGCTTATTGCTGGCAAACTTAAAAATGTTGATCTGGTAAAAGTTAAAGATGTTGATGCAGATGCTTTCGATGCGTACGAGAATATTATTCTGGGAATTTCGACACTTGGAAAACACACGTGGTCTTCGGATAATACAGGAAACGATTGGGATCAATTTTTGCCCAAAATGAAGGGGATTAGTTTAAAAGGTAAGAAGGTTGCCATTTTCGGACTTGGGGATCATGTTGCTTACGCTGATTTCTTTGTTGATGCTATGGGAGAATTATTTGAGCTTGTTAAAGAAACCGGAGCGACCCTTATTGGTGAAGTGAGTGGTGAAGGTTATGAGTTTAATGAATCTCGTGCTTTTATCGATGGGAAATTTGTAGGACTTCCTATTGATGAAGACTTTGAAGAAGAATTAACTGAAGAAAGAATCGATAATTGGTTGAAAATCATTGAGCCGGAGATGATTTAA
- a CDS encoding aminotransferase class I/II-fold pyridoxal phosphate-dependent enzyme, whose protein sequence is MKTPISSQIVDAKLALCEIDKMEDATIRDVVRVVNMIEEESGEKFIRMEMGVPGLAASKFGIEAEKEALDRGVASAYPMLEGVKPLKEEGSKFIKNFMDVELGAEGVIPTVGSMQGGYAAFMAVCSATKGKDTILFVDPGFPVQKTQMDVLGMKYETFDIYEYRGDKLQDKLESIMSKGNIAGILYSNPNNPAWTCMNEDELKTIGEMATKYDAIVLEDLAYFAMDFRTDLSQPGVGPYQPTVARYTDNYILMISSSKAFSYAGQRIGLLCISDNLYNRRYEGMKNRFGLDKFGDAVVFRIIYTLSSGVSHSAQYGLHGMLKAANEGKFNFVEDVREYGERAKIMKKLFMDNGFELVYGTDLDVPLADGFYFTIAYPGLTGSDLNKKLLYYGISAICLNETGSLKEGLRACVSQISRDQFADLEFRLKEFHKHHQVLA, encoded by the coding sequence ATGAAAACCCCCATAAGTTCTCAAATCGTTGATGCTAAATTAGCTCTGTGTGAGATAGATAAGATGGAAGATGCCACTATTCGTGATGTTGTACGTGTGGTCAATATGATTGAAGAAGAGAGTGGAGAGAAATTCATTCGTATGGAAATGGGGGTTCCGGGTTTGGCAGCCTCTAAATTTGGTATTGAAGCAGAAAAAGAAGCATTGGATCGTGGTGTTGCTTCAGCTTACCCAATGCTTGAAGGTGTTAAGCCTTTGAAAGAAGAAGGTTCTAAGTTCATCAAAAATTTCATGGATGTAGAATTAGGCGCAGAAGGTGTAATTCCAACTGTTGGTTCTATGCAAGGTGGATATGCTGCTTTTATGGCTGTTTGTTCGGCTACCAAAGGTAAGGATACGATCTTATTTGTTGATCCAGGTTTCCCGGTGCAGAAAACACAGATGGATGTTTTGGGAATGAAATATGAAACTTTCGATATTTACGAGTATCGTGGTGATAAGCTACAAGATAAGCTTGAATCTATTATGTCGAAAGGAAATATTGCGGGTATCCTTTATTCAAATCCTAACAATCCGGCTTGGACTTGTATGAACGAGGACGAGTTGAAGACAATTGGTGAAATGGCTACAAAATACGATGCGATTGTATTGGAAGATCTTGCCTATTTCGCTATGGATTTCAGAACAGATTTAAGTCAGCCAGGTGTGGGTCCTTACCAGCCTACTGTTGCTCGATATACAGACAACTATATCTTGATGATTTCTAGTTCTAAGGCATTCTCATATGCTGGTCAAAGAATTGGTTTGCTTTGTATTTCTGATAATCTTTACAATAGAAGATATGAAGGAATGAAGAATCGCTTTGGTTTAGATAAATTTGGCGATGCTGTTGTATTCAGAATTATTTACACATTATCTTCAGGTGTATCTCATTCAGCACAATATGGTTTACATGGTATGCTAAAAGCGGCTAACGAAGGTAAATTTAATTTTGTTGAAGATGTAAGAGAGTATGGTGAGCGTGCTAAGATTATGAAGAAACTATTTATGGATAATGGTTTTGAATTGGTTTACGGAACCGATCTTGATGTGCCTTTGGCTGATGGATTTTATTTTACAATTGCATATCCCGGACTAACCGGTTCCGATTTGAATAAGAAATTGCTGTACTATGGTATTTCTGCAATCTGCTTGAATGAAACAGGGAGTCTAAAAGAAGGCCTTCGTGCTTGTGTTTCTCAGATCTCACGCGATCAATTTGCTGATTTGGAGTTCAGATTGAAAGAGTTTCATAAGCATCATCAAGTTCTTGCATAA
- a CDS encoding 4Fe-4S dicluster domain-containing protein, with translation MAKFKGAIVVDTEKCKGCGLCVVACPTKVIELARDVNGKGYHYAHMANADACIGCSSCGLVCPDTVITVYRVKAS, from the coding sequence ATGGCAAAATTCAAAGGTGCTATTGTTGTTGATACCGAAAAATGTAAAGGTTGTGGCTTATGTGTTGTAGCCTGCCCTACAAAGGTTATCGAACTTGCACGCGACGTTAATGGCAAAGGTTACCATTATGCCCACATGGCCAATGCTGATGCATGTATTGGTTGTTCAAGTTGTGGTTTAGTTTGTCCGGACACAGTAATTACTGTTTACAGAGTAAAAGCAAGCTAA
- a CDS encoding 3-methyl-2-oxobutanoate dehydrogenase subunit VorB yields the protein MGDIRLMKGNEVIAEAAIRCGCDGYFGYPITPQSEVMETLMIRRPEQETGMVVVQAESEVAAINMVYGGASCGKKVMTSSSSPGISLKAEGITYLAGAELPALVVNVVRGGPGLGTIQPAQSDYFQAVKGGGHGDYKLIVLAPASVQEMNDFVELSFDLAFKYLNPAMILTDGVIGQMMEKVELSEFKPRWTEEEIIAKSGTWATTGKTADRERNISTSLDLDSAKQEVFNHKLQAKYRAMEENDVRFEKINCDDADYLFVAYGSSARICQKAIEIAREKGIKVGLLRPITLFPYPVKQIQEMLGQVKGILSVEMSAGQMVEDVRLAVNGKVPVEHFGRYGGIIPTPDEVVEALEQNFLGE from the coding sequence ATGGGAGATATTCGATTAATGAAGGGGAATGAAGTGATTGCTGAAGCAGCTATTCGTTGCGGATGCGATGGGTATTTTGGTTACCCAATTACACCTCAGTCCGAAGTTATGGAGACCCTTATGATTCGCAGACCTGAGCAGGAAACCGGAATGGTTGTTGTTCAAGCGGAAAGTGAAGTCGCTGCAATTAATATGGTGTACGGTGGTGCATCTTGCGGTAAAAAAGTAATGACATCATCTTCAAGTCCTGGAATCAGTTTGAAGGCTGAAGGTATTACTTATCTTGCCGGTGCTGAATTGCCTGCCTTAGTTGTTAATGTTGTACGAGGAGGACCAGGTCTTGGTACGATTCAGCCAGCTCAGTCTGACTATTTTCAAGCTGTAAAAGGTGGTGGACATGGTGACTACAAGCTAATTGTTTTGGCTCCTGCTTCAGTTCAGGAAATGAACGATTTTGTTGAGTTGAGTTTTGACTTGGCATTTAAATATTTAAATCCAGCAATGATTTTGACTGATGGTGTTATTGGTCAGATGATGGAGAAGGTTGAATTGTCAGAATTCAAGCCTCGTTGGACTGAAGAAGAAATTATTGCGAAGTCTGGAACTTGGGCTACTACAGGTAAAACTGCAGATAGAGAGCGTAATATTTCTACATCTCTAGATCTTGATTCAGCTAAGCAAGAAGTCTTTAATCACAAGTTGCAAGCGAAATATCGCGCAATGGAAGAGAACGATGTTCGCTTCGAAAAAATCAATTGTGATGACGCTGACTATCTATTCGTAGCTTACGGATCAAGTGCTCGTATTTGTCAAAAAGCGATTGAGATTGCTCGTGAAAAAGGAATTAAAGTTGGTTTGCTACGTCCTATAACTCTTTTCCCTTACCCAGTTAAGCAGATCCAGGAAATGCTTGGTCAAGTAAAAGGAATTTTATCAGTAGAAATGAGTGCTGGTCAAATGGTAGAAGATGTACGTTTGGCTGTTAACGGTAAGGTGCCAGTTGAGCACTTTGGTCGTTACGGTGGAATCAT